In one window of Gemmatimonadaceae bacterium DNA:
- a CDS encoding LptF/LptG family permease, producing the protein MKKISRYVLKEHVGPFFFALSALTSFMLLQFIARKFGDLVGRGLSWQVIVEFFILSIPLTVALTLPMSVLVAVLFAFSRLASENEITALKASGVSTRSLMWPVLAMSTVLALFMLWFNDQVLSSANHELATLQLAILRTKPSFALKEQVINPIKEGQLYLRAGYIDRDQSGRMRDITIYDVYDPTKRKTIFADHGTLSFASNKTDLILHLYDGMMMSAPSNQPGQLNRIYYRQDEMRVKDVANVFKTIDADTTSKGDREMSVCEMQAEYEKRNIALQNAYSDSLLAFWRVMKERGDTTTAPMRKPIPKAGGIGALYCNFITNKLHIGNLLEPKRAEAAELGMFLRRQGQDTTHHRDTTKQRPDTSKKPLDTAKSATKPLVKSDSVLVMLNGVFKKVLRTQIPAGAFIPETAAAHPTLPVNGKTPAPRAQPVPPNIRPIGAAPAVMPSAKPSAVPSPPPVSPNPARGVAAPPSAGAATGADLKTLIASETADAKIRLDDARHWRNRYAIEIQKKFSLAAACVVLVLVGAPISLRFPRGGVGLVLIASFLIFSVYYVGLNAGEALANHNLLSPFWAMWAGNVVFAIVGILLITRMGHETATARGGNFGEMVDSLRFWWEQRRKGDA; encoded by the coding sequence GTGAAGAAAATCAGCCGCTACGTCCTGAAGGAACACGTCGGGCCGTTCTTTTTCGCCCTCTCGGCGCTCACGTCGTTCATGCTGCTCCAGTTCATCGCGCGAAAGTTCGGTGACCTGGTCGGACGCGGACTCTCGTGGCAGGTGATCGTCGAGTTCTTCATCCTGTCGATCCCGCTCACGGTCGCGCTCACGCTGCCCATGTCGGTGCTGGTGGCGGTGCTCTTCGCGTTCAGCCGGCTGGCGTCGGAAAACGAGATCACGGCGCTCAAGGCCAGCGGCGTGTCGACACGCTCGCTCATGTGGCCCGTGTTGGCCATGTCGACTGTCCTCGCGCTCTTCATGCTCTGGTTCAACGACCAGGTCCTCTCGAGCGCGAATCACGAGTTGGCGACACTCCAGCTGGCGATCCTCCGTACGAAACCCAGCTTCGCGCTCAAGGAGCAGGTCATCAATCCGATCAAGGAAGGGCAGCTCTACCTGCGCGCCGGGTACATCGACCGCGACCAGTCGGGGCGCATGCGCGACATCACGATCTACGATGTCTACGACCCGACCAAGCGTAAGACGATCTTCGCCGACCACGGCACGCTGTCGTTCGCCAGCAACAAGACCGATCTGATTCTGCACCTCTACGACGGCATGATGATGTCCGCGCCGTCGAATCAGCCCGGACAGCTCAACCGCATCTACTACAGGCAGGACGAGATGCGCGTGAAAGACGTGGCCAACGTGTTCAAGACGATCGACGCCGACACGACCTCGAAGGGCGACCGCGAGATGTCGGTGTGCGAGATGCAGGCGGAGTACGAGAAGCGCAACATCGCGCTGCAAAACGCCTACAGCGACAGCCTCCTCGCGTTCTGGCGGGTCATGAAGGAGCGCGGCGACACGACCACGGCGCCCATGCGCAAGCCCATTCCAAAGGCGGGCGGGATCGGTGCGCTGTACTGCAACTTCATCACGAACAAGCTGCACATCGGAAACCTGCTCGAGCCCAAGCGGGCCGAGGCTGCCGAGCTGGGGATGTTCCTCCGGCGTCAGGGTCAGGACACGACCCACCATCGCGACACGACGAAGCAGCGGCCCGACACGTCGAAGAAACCGCTCGACACGGCGAAGAGCGCCACCAAGCCGCTCGTGAAGTCGGATTCGGTATTGGTGATGCTCAACGGCGTGTTCAAGAAGGTTTTGCGAACCCAGATCCCGGCCGGCGCGTTCATTCCGGAGACCGCCGCGGCACATCCGACGCTTCCGGTGAACGGAAAGACGCCCGCCCCCCGCGCTCAGCCGGTGCCGCCCAACATTCGACCCATCGGCGCGGCGCCGGCGGTCATGCCTTCCGCCAAGCCGTCCGCTGTTCCGTCGCCGCCGCCCGTCTCGCCCAACCCGGCGAGGGGCGTCGCCGCGCCGCCGTCGGCAGGCGCGGCGACCGGAGCCGATCTCAAGACGCTCATCGCGAGCGAGACCGCCGACGCCAAGATCCGCCTCGACGACGCGCGGCATTGGCGAAACCGCTACGCAATCGAGATTCAGAAGAAATTTTCGCTCGCCGCGGCGTGCGTCGTTCTCGTGCTGGTCGGTGCGCCGATCTCGCTGCGCTTTCCGCGCGGCGGCGTGGGACTCGTGCTCATCGCGAGCTTCCTGATCTTCTCCGTCTACTACGTCGGCCTCAACGCCGGCGAGGCGCTCGCCAACCACAACCTGCTGTCGCCGTTCTGGGCGATGTGGGCCGGCAACGTCGTCTTCGCGATCGTCGGAATCCTGCTCATCACGAGAATGGGGCACGAGACGGCGACGGCGCGCGGCGGGAACTTCGGGGAGATGGTGGACTCGCTGCGCTTCTGGTGGGAGCAGCGGCGCAAGGGAGACGCCTGA
- a CDS encoding LptF/LptG family permease has protein sequence MRLFRPLDRYVFVEFWRIFSITALGFPFLLVIMDLTDHVQSYLDRRIPAGDIALSYLFWIPDSMFLVLPAAVLFATVFSIGAFTRHSEVTAAKASGISFHRLVVPILFGAMFASILDLGLGEVVPITNQRRSRLLQEDKAQVGTSRFNFAFASDYGRVYKAYELRTDSGQIRQLQIERKGQGPTYPTYVLTADSASFDARRDGWTLRHGHLQVVSDRESNFAVSFASARDAHFREHPSDMMAKPREAQDMRYAELTRFITALERSGGDANVLRVERALKIAIPATCIIIALFGAPLATSTQRGGSAYGIAISLATTMIFLLMIQLTRAIGAKGVIPPDLAAWIPGAMFGIVGLFLLVRVRT, from the coding sequence GTGCGCCTCTTTCGGCCGCTCGACCGCTACGTCTTCGTCGAGTTCTGGCGAATCTTCTCGATCACGGCGCTCGGATTTCCCTTCCTGCTCGTGATCATGGACCTGACCGATCATGTCCAGAGCTACCTCGACCGGCGGATTCCGGCCGGGGACATCGCGCTCAGCTATCTGTTCTGGATTCCTGATTCGATGTTCCTCGTGCTGCCGGCGGCGGTGTTGTTCGCGACCGTCTTCTCGATCGGCGCGTTCACTCGCCATTCCGAGGTGACCGCGGCAAAGGCGTCCGGGATCAGCTTTCACCGCCTCGTCGTTCCGATTCTCTTCGGCGCGATGTTCGCCTCGATCCTCGACCTGGGGCTCGGCGAGGTCGTGCCGATCACGAACCAGCGGCGCAGCCGGCTCCTTCAGGAAGACAAGGCGCAGGTCGGCACGAGCCGCTTCAACTTCGCGTTCGCCAGCGACTACGGCCGGGTTTACAAGGCGTACGAGCTCCGCACCGACTCGGGGCAGATCCGCCAGTTGCAGATCGAGCGAAAGGGCCAAGGGCCCACATATCCGACGTACGTGCTGACGGCGGATTCCGCCTCGTTCGACGCCCGCCGCGACGGGTGGACGCTGCGCCATGGACATCTCCAAGTGGTGAGCGACCGCGAGTCCAACTTCGCCGTCTCGTTCGCGTCGGCGCGTGACGCCCACTTCAGGGAGCATCCGAGCGACATGATGGCGAAACCGCGCGAAGCGCAGGATATGCGCTACGCGGAGCTCACCCGGTTCATCACGGCGCTCGAGCGCTCGGGCGGTGACGCCAACGTGCTGCGGGTGGAACGCGCTCTCAAGATCGCGATCCCGGCGACGTGCATCATCATCGCGTTGTTCGGCGCGCCGCTCGCGACGAGCACGCAGCGCGGCGGCTCGGCCTATGGCATTGCCATCAGCCTTGCCACGACGATGATCTTTCTCCTCATGATCCAGCTGACGCGCGCGATCGGCGCGAAGGGCGTGATCCCGCCCGACCTCGCGGCATGGATTCCCGGCGCGATGTTCGGCATCGTCGGGCTGTTTCTGCTCGTCCGGGTACGGACTTGA